The stretch of DNA GCGCAAGGGATAACATACGGTTAATTTTTGGAGGCTTAATAGGCTATGACTAAGGAACGTCCCCCGTTGGAAGAGATGACATTGCGCCAGTTACGGAAGGTAGCTAGCGAGTACAACATTTCTCGCTATAGTCGGATGCGCAAGGAGCAGTTGTTGGAAGAAATTCAAGCGATCGAACGTAGTCAGACCTCTCCGGCAGTGCCACCTCGTGTAGTTGAAGCCCAGACTGAGGTGGAGGCTAGCAAGTTTGAGGTTGGTCAACAAGATTTGACTGGGGGCGACTTGGCCTCTGTAGATGAGGGATTGCCCGATTTGCCCGGTGGCTATGGCGAAAGTCGAGCTGTATTGCTGCCTCGCGATCCGCAATGGGCCTATGCTTACTGGGACATCCCCAACGAGCATAAGGAAGAGATTCGGCGGCAAGGTGGTCAGCAGTTTGCGCTGCGGGTTTACGATGTTACGGACATCGACGTGAACTACCAAGCACCCCACAGTATTCAGGAGTATCCCTGCGATGAGCTGGCTCGTGACTGGTATATTCCTATTCCAGTTAGCGATCGCGACTACGTTGTAGAGATTGGCTATCGCTGTGGTGATGGTCGTTGGTTAAAGCTGGTGCGCTCGGCACCTGTGCACATCCCGCCAGTTTATCCCTCTGATTGGATTGAGGATCACTTCATTACCGTGTCGTGGGACGATGATCTGCGCGGTAAGACGGTCTTCAAACTGATTACTCCTAGCCAACGTTATGCTATGGGCATGACTGGTAATGCTATCTACGACCAGATCTTTGGCATGGCTCAAGATGCAGAAGCCCAGCGTGTCGCTGGCTCTATGTTTGGCTCGATGCAACATGTTCCTGGATCTGTCTTCGGTTCTGTCCATCTGACAGAGACCGTTAGTTCCTATGTGTTTCCATCTGGTGTAGGAATGTGGGCCATACCTACTGGTGTGCTACCTACTATCTCTGGTATGGCATCTGGTATTGGTTTCTCAGCTTCGGCTGCGCCAATTCGTCCTCGCAAGTTCTGGTTAGTTGCTGATGCTGAGTTGATTGTTTATGGGGCAACTGAGCCGGATGCCACAGTGACGATCGCTGGTCGCCCGATTAAGCTCAATTCCGACGGTACCTTCCGGTTCCAGATGTCTTTCCCGGATGGGCTAATCGACTATCCCATCATGGCAGTTGCTGCAGATGGTGAGCAAACTCGTGCTATCCACATGAAGTTTGTGCGTGAAACTCCAGAGCGTAGAACTAATACCAAGGAAGAAGCAGTGCTAGAGTGGTTGAACTAGGTCTTGGCCTAGGTTTAAGGCTAGACCTTCTAGCGTTGAATGAAACGTCGGCGAGGGCAATGTTCCCCGCCGATTTTTTTGCAATTCCACACTCTAGGAGATGGGTTTGCCTATTCCTGCACAGTCAGTGTATAGTCAATGCGCTCACCAGGATTAATACTGCCCACCCACACCTGATAGGTTCCTGGCTGGACATTAGAGGCTGTGACTGTAGCACCTTTGTCAGAGCCAACATTATCTCCACATAGCAACAGGCCGGGGCCACGGACTAAAACAGTTGCGCCGCGGTTGTTTTCACTTTTTACCCGAATGGTTAAGTTGGTAAATGGTTGC from Cyanobacteriota bacterium encodes:
- a CDS encoding DUF4912 domain-containing protein; this translates as MTKERPPLEEMTLRQLRKVASEYNISRYSRMRKEQLLEEIQAIERSQTSPAVPPRVVEAQTEVEASKFEVGQQDLTGGDLASVDEGLPDLPGGYGESRAVLLPRDPQWAYAYWDIPNEHKEEIRRQGGQQFALRVYDVTDIDVNYQAPHSIQEYPCDELARDWYIPIPVSDRDYVVEIGYRCGDGRWLKLVRSAPVHIPPVYPSDWIEDHFITVSWDDDLRGKTVFKLITPSQRYAMGMTGNAIYDQIFGMAQDAEAQRVAGSMFGSMQHVPGSVFGSVHLTETVSSYVFPSGVGMWAIPTGVLPTISGMASGIGFSASAAPIRPRKFWLVADAELIVYGATEPDATVTIAGRPIKLNSDGTFRFQMSFPDGLIDYPIMAVAADGEQTRAIHMKFVRETPERRTNTKEEAVLEWLN